One window from the genome of Dioscorea cayenensis subsp. rotundata cultivar TDr96_F1 chromosome 3, TDr96_F1_v2_PseudoChromosome.rev07_lg8_w22 25.fasta, whole genome shotgun sequence encodes:
- the LOC120282226 gene encoding probable disease resistance protein RF45 produces MRDVAFEAEDIIDTFMYYKLRRQQGQPGCNGFMKRFVFIFDELINRHKVHVDVQGIKTRLQELSQTREVYGISNIGETIGTTSQPRSQNVIPILPQLRDDIDMVGFDDEKKKIVLELVDISNVNRSVISIVGMGGLGKTTLAKSVYNDLEVKRSFNIFAWVIISQQYTIHEILKEISSEISVTPSADTIQGFAVAISEKLQKGKYLIVLDDVWQEDAWTELQKVFPNINNGSRVIITTRFENVINIADPTTKLHKLHYLNEKDSWELFLRKVFPRQDIETCCSTDLVEYAHQLVQRCGGLPLALVVLGGLVSTKPQTQDAWHKVVDSMKGQFVEGGKRCLDILALSYNDLPYYLKSCFLYFGCFKEDAKIPTEKIIRLWSAEGFLPTKNGTTTEEIGFDCLEKLAQRCLIQFTKAEYDDSAKYCRIHDLLRDVCIRETKENRYFEICKNNDTVDHVTMSNAARRLVVYNKIDILNYSNSMLRGLFYGVKEFDNRLAFNALKGQLGRFKLLRVLCLYTTGISEIPSEIKSLIQLRYLEFADVNLKEVPSWIGHLRNLQTFILSCRNLEKISDSLWTIGNLRHVNLPSLLLRASRPPPPNMGNNVPKNLQTLEGINAGSWIGNALPKLTNLCELSINEVFNDHADALSSLLQKLGRLASLRIFGDEIPSDNIITAFSNQHYLKKLTLGGSLNLKQLPHNDVFPQQLVELHLEHSKLEQDPMATLEKLPCLKCLQLWHYSYRGKQMICSATGFPQLLYLEIVNLYELEEWKIEEKAMPCLKSLEINLCRRLKMIPEGLKNVPLDQLHFIYMHKEFMNRMKENTGEDWYKIQHVPNISIINL; encoded by the exons ATGAGAGATGTGGCTTTTGAAGCTGAGGACATCATTGACACTTTCATGTATTACAAGCTCCGAAGACAACAGGGGCAGCCTGGTTGTAATGGTTTCATGAAGAG ATTTGTGTTTATATTTGATGAATTGATCAATAGACACAAGGTTCATGTGGATGTTCAAGGGATAAAAACTAGGTTGCAAGAGCTATCTCAAACTAGAGAAGTATATGGCATTTCTAATATAGGTGAAACAATTGGCACAACTAGTCAGCCTAGAAGTCAAAATGTGATCCCTATATTGCCTCAGCTGAGAGATGACATTGATATGGTTGGctttgatgatgagaagaaaaagattgtGCTAGAGTTGGTTGACATAAGCAATGTAAATCGATCAGTGATCTCTATAGTGGGTATGGGTGGTCTGGGAAAGACCACACTTGCTAAATCTGTTTATAATGATCTTGAAGTCAAGAGaagttttaatatatttgcATGGGTAATCATATCTCAACAATATACTATCCATGAGATTTTGAAGGAAATCTCATCAGAAATTTCAGTTACTCCATCAGCAGATACAATCCAAGGCTTCGCAGTTGCTATTTCTGAAAAATTGCAAAAAGGTAAGTACTTGATCgttcttgatgatgtttggCAAGAAGACGCATGGACTGAATTACAAAAGGTCTTTCCAAATATTAATAATGGAAGCAGAGTTATTATCACCACCCGCTTCGAAAATGTCATTAATATTGCAGATCCTACCACCAAACTTCATAAACTGCATTACCTAAATGAAAAGGATAGTTGGGAGTTGTTTCTTCGCAAGGTTTTTCCAAGACAAGACATTGAAACATGTTGCTCGACAGATTTGGTTGAGTATGCTCATCAGCTTGTTCAGAGATGTGGGGGTCTACCACTAGCACTAGTAGTTCTTGGAGGACTTGTCTCAACCAAACCGCAAACCCAAGATGCATGGCATAAAGTTGTTGACAGCATGAAAGGCCAATTTGTGGAAGGTGGAAAAAGGTGTTTAGATATACTGGCATTGAGCTATAATGATTTGCCATATTACTtgaaatcatgttttctttactttggtTGCTTCAAAGAGGACGCTAAAATTCCTacagaaaaaataattagattgtGGTCAGCAGAAGGTTTCTTACCAACAAAAAATGGTACAACCACAGAAGAAATTGGATTTGATTGTCTGGAGAAGTTGGCACAACGATGTTTGATCCAATTTACCAAGGCGGAATATGATGATAGTGCAAAGTATTGCCGAATCCATGATCTCTTGCGTGATGTGTGCATTAGGGAAACCAAAGAGAATAGATATTTTGAAATCTGCAAAAATAATGACACTGTAGATCATGTGACAATGTCAAATGCAGCCCGACGACTAGTCGTATATAATAAGATTGACATTCTAAACTATTCTAACTCAATGCTGCGGGGTCTTTTCTACGGTGTCAAAGAATTTGATAATCGTCTGGCTTTCAATGCCTTGAAAGGACAGCTTGGCagatttaaattattaagagTGCTCTGCTTGTATACTACGGGTATCTCAGAAATTCCAAGTgaaatcaaatcattaattcaGTTAAGATATCTTGAGTTCGCTGATGTGAATCTGAAGGAAGTTCCATCATGGATTGGTCATCTCCGCAATCTCCAGACTTTTATTCTATCTTGTAGAAATTTAGAAAAGATATCAGATTCACTTTGGACAATTGGCAATCTAAGGCATGTTAATCTACCAAGCTTGTTATTAAGGGCATCAAGGCCTCCTCCTCCAAATATGGGAAATAATGTACCAAAGAATTTGCAGACTTTAGAAGGGATAAATGCTGGATCATGGATAGGGAATGCACTTCCAAAGCTCACAAACCTATGCGAATTGAGCATTAATGAAGTCTTTAATGATCATGCCGATGCCCTATCTTCATTACTCCAGAAATTGGGTCGTCTTGCCTCCTTACGCATTTTTGGAGATGAAATTCCTTCGGACAACATCATTACAGCCTTTTCCAATCAACACTACCTCAAGAAATTGACTCTTGGTGGAAGTTTGAACCTCAAACAGCTTCCACACAATGATGTATTTCCTCAACAACTAGTGGAACTACATCTGGAACATTCTAAATTGGAGCAAGACCCAATGGCAACACTAGAGAAGCTGCCATGTCTCAAATGTCTACAACTCTGGCATTACTCATATAGAGGCAAACAGATGATATGTTCGGCAACAGGTTTCCCTCAACTGTTATACTTGGAAATTGTGAATCTTTATGAACTTGAGGAGTGGAAGATAGAGGAGAAGGCAATGCCATGCCTCAAGTCTTTGGAGATCAACTTATGTAGAAGGTTGAAGATGATTCCAGAAGGACTGAAGAATGTGCCACTTGATCAAttgcattttatatatatgcataaagaATTCATGAATAGGATGAAGGAGAATACAGGAGAAGACTGGTACAAGATACAACATGTGCCCAACATCTCcatcattaatttataa